A genomic stretch from Methylorubrum extorquens includes:
- a CDS encoding conserved protein of unknown function (Evidence 4 : Unknown function but conserved in other organisms), translating to MNRWTGPCSSGPFAGRRLSAVPSEALIELAALLSANDPEGARGLEAYLDRRQPGWRVDADVDGDPRTGGPTKPGSMTEQEAYQVLGLERGASLEDVRAAHRTLMKRLHPDQGGSVEGSGARERGA from the coding sequence GTGAACCGATGGACGGGACCGTGCTCGTCGGGCCCCTTCGCCGGCCGCCGCCTCTCGGCGGTGCCGTCGGAGGCGCTCATCGAGCTGGCCGCCCTGCTGAGCGCCAACGATCCCGAGGGCGCCCGCGGGCTAGAGGCGTATCTCGACCGCCGGCAGCCCGGCTGGCGTGTAGACGCTGATGTCGACGGAGACCCGCGGACGGGCGGACCGACGAAGCCAGGGTCGATGACGGAGCAGGAGGCCTATCAGGTCCTGGGGCTTGAGCGCGGGGCGTCCCTGGAGGACGTCCGCGCGGCTCATCGGACGCTGATGAAGCGGCTGCATCCCGACCAGGGCGGCAGCGTCGAGGGGAGCGGCGCGCGTGAACGCGGCGCGTGA
- a CDS encoding protein of unknown function; putative exported protein (Evidence 5 : Unknown function), giving the protein MRANAVEDRAHARRRTERELRRLEALVARKRFRRRSLRALRGSAGAAATFGALLKVKVVGTLAGKAAIAVLVGLGFAWPALVIGVIGVVGIVLAVVSLFSGEGGPHGFDVGCTCDCAGKEKRAERLKALIAQRRAWLAAPSGPAPSVRWDARGRRDLVGSQRKRGR; this is encoded by the coding sequence GTGCGGGCGAACGCAGTGGAGGATCGGGCTCACGCCCGGCGGCGGACGGAGCGCGAATTGCGCCGGCTTGAAGCGCTGGTCGCGCGCAAGCGCTTCCGCAGGCGGAGCCTACGGGCGCTGCGCGGATCGGCCGGCGCCGCGGCAACCTTCGGCGCTCTCCTGAAAGTGAAGGTGGTCGGAACGTTGGCCGGCAAGGCCGCCATCGCTGTCCTCGTCGGCCTCGGCTTCGCGTGGCCGGCGCTGGTGATCGGCGTGATCGGCGTCGTCGGGATCGTGTTGGCGGTGGTCAGCCTGTTTTCCGGCGAAGGCGGCCCCCACGGCTTCGACGTCGGTTGCACCTGCGACTGCGCAGGCAAGGAGAAGCGGGCCGAACGGCTCAAGGCGCTGATTGCGCAACGCCGGGCGTGGCTCGCCGCGCCGTCGGGGCCGGCGCCGAGCGTGCGCTGGGATGCGCGCGGGCGCCGTGATCTTGTAGGCAGCCAGCGCAAGCGCGGCCGGTGA
- a CDS encoding conserved protein of unknown function; putative membrane protein (Evidence 4 : Unknown function but conserved in other organisms), with translation MAAGQRTPSAARNWPFLAGFVAAERRLGARAEAAGGLPAFAYEFLRFGVKQGWACLFGGLICALLIGTHLFYPADAPLSRYDFLTLAAILIQVALLGLGMETWEEAKVIALYHVVGTAMEIFKTGVGSWIYPEASLLRIMGVPLFTGFMYASIGSYIARVWRLFDFRFTRHPPLMFTLPLAGAIYLNFFSHHYVADMRAMLFIATGVLFGGTVVHFKVWHVYRQMPLLLGFVLVAGFIWLAENIGTASRVWLYPNQAAGWSPVSAAKLGSWFLLMIVSYVLVTLVSRPEPCPEAVPARPADPGAEAAIS, from the coding sequence ATGGCGGCAGGGCAGAGGACGCCGAGTGCGGCGCGAAACTGGCCGTTCCTGGCAGGCTTCGTCGCGGCCGAGCGCCGGCTCGGCGCGCGCGCCGAGGCCGCGGGCGGGCTGCCGGCCTTCGCCTACGAGTTTCTGAGGTTCGGGGTGAAGCAGGGCTGGGCCTGCCTGTTCGGCGGCCTGATCTGCGCGCTGCTCATCGGCACGCACCTGTTCTACCCGGCCGACGCGCCGCTCTCGCGCTACGATTTCCTGACGCTCGCCGCGATCCTGATCCAGGTCGCACTGCTGGGTTTGGGCATGGAGACCTGGGAGGAGGCCAAGGTCATCGCGCTCTATCACGTCGTCGGAACGGCGATGGAGATCTTCAAGACCGGCGTCGGCTCGTGGATCTACCCGGAGGCGAGCCTGCTGCGGATCATGGGCGTGCCGCTGTTCACCGGCTTTATGTATGCCAGCATCGGCTCCTACATCGCCCGCGTCTGGCGCCTGTTCGACTTCCGCTTCACCCGGCATCCGCCGCTGATGTTCACGCTGCCGCTGGCGGGGGCGATCTACCTCAACTTCTTCAGCCACCATTACGTGGCCGACATGCGGGCGATGCTGTTCATCGCGACCGGCGTGCTGTTCGGCGGCACGGTCGTGCACTTCAAGGTCTGGCACGTGTACCGGCAGATGCCACTACTGCTCGGCTTCGTCCTCGTTGCCGGGTTCATCTGGCTGGCCGAGAACATCGGCACGGCGAGCCGGGTCTGGCTCTACCCGAACCAGGCGGCCGGCTGGTCGCCGGTCTCGGCGGCCAAGCTCGGCTCGTGGTTCCTGCTGATGATCGTGTCCTACGTGCTCGTCACGCTGGTGAGCCGGCCGGAGCCATGCCCCGAGGCCGTACCCGCGCGGCCTGCCGATCCGGGCGCTGAGGCCGCGATCAGTTGA
- a CDS encoding protein of unknown function (Evidence 5 : Unknown function), protein METEALERPADLTIWRTLPASSPLAQPERYDTLREALLAAKGALGDPSKQPWIITEEGEILSPNWIRTYVN, encoded by the coding sequence ATGGAAACCGAAGCTCTCGAACGTCCTGCCGACCTGACGATCTGGCGCACCCTGCCGGCCTCGTCTCCCCTGGCCCAGCCGGAGCGCTACGACACCCTGCGCGAGGCGCTGCTTGCCGCCAAGGGCGCCCTCGGCGACCCCTCGAAGCAGCCCTGGATCATCACCGAGGAGGGCGAAATCCTCTCCCCGAACTGGATCCGCACCTACGTCAACTGA
- a CDS encoding protein of unknown function (Evidence 5 : Unknown function), with the protein MLIALGLLALIGFWWLGRRNGRLPFGLTPRLLAGYALLAAAFVLSLRGSFLLALLLGAGGVWLSEGEAGVIRRVRAWRGYREPRQVRTAALEFDLGTDGEPMDGTVLVGPLRRPPPLGGAVGGAHRAGRPAERQRSRGRPRARGVSRPPAARLACRR; encoded by the coding sequence ATGCTCATCGCCCTCGGCCTTCTGGCGCTCATCGGATTTTGGTGGCTCGGCCGCCGCAACGGGCGCCTGCCCTTCGGCCTGACGCCGCGCCTGCTCGCAGGCTACGCCCTGCTGGCGGCGGCCTTCGTGCTGTCGCTGCGCGGCAGCTTCCTCCTGGCCCTTCTGCTCGGCGCAGGAGGCGTCTGGCTTTCGGAGGGCGAGGCGGGCGTGATCCGGCGGGTCCGCGCATGGCGCGGATACCGGGAGCCCCGGCAAGTGCGGACGGCCGCCCTCGAATTCGACCTCGGCACCGACGGTGAACCGATGGACGGGACCGTGCTCGTCGGGCCCCTTCGCCGGCCGCCGCCTCTCGGCGGTGCCGTCGGAGGCGCTCATCGAGCTGGCCGCCCTGCTGAGCGCCAACGATCCCGAGGGCGCCCGCGGGCTAGAGGCGTATCTCGACCGCCGGCAGCCCGGCTGGCGTGTAGACGCTGA
- a CDS encoding serine protease (Evidence 2b : Function from indirect experimental evidences (e.g. phenotypes); Product type e : enzyme) has product MPDRFVRVALGVTLGLLIAFVAQPYILAFLYSANAPRSVTARGDLSAAEKTTVDLFASASPSVVHVFAQAAAQGRALMEPDDEFGQGEQQQGSGTQTGTGFVWDAAGHVVTNNHVVEAATKGGGSISVRLASGEVIGARVVGTAPSYDLAVLQLGRVAKMPLPLAVGTSADLKVGQSAFAIGNPFGLDHTLTTGVISALQRRLPTQEGRELSGVIQTDAAINPGNSGGPLLDSAGRLIGVNTAIFSPSGASAGIGFAVPVDVVNRVVPDLIKNGRVRNPGIGIIAGQEATAARLGIDGVVVLRVLPGSPAAQAGLRGVDPRTGTIGDVIVGANGRPVHRLSDLTAAVEEAGLDRPVTLLVERDGRVRTVRVNTADVAQTRL; this is encoded by the coding sequence GTGCCGGATCGCTTCGTGCGCGTCGCCTTGGGCGTGACGCTGGGCCTGCTGATCGCCTTCGTGGCGCAGCCCTACATCCTCGCCTTCCTCTACTCGGCGAACGCGCCCCGCTCGGTGACGGCGCGCGGCGATCTCTCGGCGGCGGAGAAGACCACCGTCGATCTGTTCGCCAGCGCCTCGCCCTCCGTCGTCCACGTCTTCGCCCAGGCGGCGGCGCAAGGGCGCGCGCTGATGGAGCCGGACGACGAGTTCGGTCAGGGAGAACAGCAGCAGGGCTCCGGCACGCAGACCGGCACCGGTTTCGTCTGGGACGCGGCGGGCCACGTCGTCACCAACAACCACGTCGTCGAGGCCGCGACGAAGGGGGGCGGCTCGATCTCCGTGCGGCTCGCCTCCGGCGAAGTGATCGGCGCGCGGGTCGTCGGCACGGCGCCAAGCTACGATCTCGCCGTGCTCCAGCTCGGCCGCGTGGCCAAGATGCCCCTTCCCCTGGCTGTGGGGACCTCAGCCGACCTCAAGGTCGGGCAGTCGGCCTTCGCCATCGGCAACCCGTTCGGCCTCGATCACACCCTGACGACCGGGGTCATCAGCGCGCTCCAGCGGCGGCTGCCGACGCAGGAGGGCCGGGAGCTGTCGGGCGTCATCCAGACCGATGCGGCGATCAATCCGGGCAATTCCGGCGGGCCCTTGCTCGACTCCGCTGGGCGCCTGATCGGCGTCAACACCGCGATCTTCTCGCCCTCCGGCGCCAGCGCCGGCATCGGCTTCGCGGTGCCGGTCGATGTCGTGAACCGGGTGGTGCCGGACCTCATCAAGAATGGGCGCGTGCGCAATCCCGGCATCGGCATCATCGCCGGCCAGGAGGCGACCGCCGCCCGGCTCGGCATCGACGGCGTCGTGGTGCTGCGGGTGCTGCCCGGTTCTCCGGCGGCGCAGGCCGGCTTGCGCGGCGTCGATCCCCGCACCGGCACGATCGGCGACGTCATCGTCGGCGCCAACGGCCGCCCGGTTCACCGCCTGTCGGACCTGACCGCCGCGGTCGAGGAAGCCGGGCTCGACCGCCCGGTGACCCTGCTGGTGGAGCGCGACGGCCGGGTGCGGACGGTGCGGGTGAATACCGCCGACGTGGCACAGACGCGGTTGTAA
- the mcmA gene encoding methylmalonyl-CoA mutase, alpha subunit (Evidence 2a : Function from experimental evidences in other organisms; PubMedId : 12730156; Product type e : enzyme), whose translation MSSRIPDFASVAYAADGFKAPPPPAGEPWMTPEGIPVKGFYGPEDRECCEGIDSFPGLPPYLRGPYPAMYVTQPWTIRQYAGFSTAEDSNAFYRRNLAAGQKGLSVAFDLATHRGYDSDHPRVSGDVGMAGVAIDSIYDMRTLFSGIPLDEMTVSMTMNGAVLPVLALYIVAAEEQGVPPEKLAGTIQNDILKEFMVRNTYIYPPKGSMRIISDIFGYTSKNMPKFNSISISGYHMQEAGATQDLELAYTLADGVEYIKAGLAAGLTIDQFAPRLSFFWAIGMNFFMEIAKMRAARLIWAKLVKEFEPKSDKSLPLRTHSQTSGWSLTAQDVFNNVTRTCIEAMAATQGGTQSLHTNALDEALALPTDFSARIARNTQLFLQQESGTTRIIDPWGGSYYVERLTRDIAARAWEHIREVEALGGMAKAIEAGIPKLRIEEAAARAQARIDSGRQTIVGINKYKPDDEMKIDLLRVDNADVRAKQIDKLKRLRAERNQADVDAALAALTKAADGEGNLLELAVNAARAKATVGEISEALEKAWGRHRAEIRSISGVYKREVGGMSPVVEKVRGLVEAFEENDGRRPRILVAKMGQDGHDRGQKVIASAFADLGFDVDIGPLFATPDEAARQAVENDVHIVGVSSLAAGHLTLVPELKAALKQEGRDDVMIVVGGVIPPGDYDALYAAGASAIFPPGTVIAEAAVKLLGELNTRLGYGERQAAE comes from the coding sequence ATGAGCTCCCGCATCCCCGATTTCGCCTCCGTCGCCTACGCGGCCGACGGCTTCAAGGCGCCGCCCCCGCCGGCCGGGGAGCCGTGGATGACGCCCGAGGGTATTCCGGTGAAGGGCTTCTACGGCCCCGAGGACCGCGAGTGCTGCGAGGGGATCGACTCGTTCCCCGGCCTGCCGCCCTACCTGCGCGGCCCCTATCCGGCGATGTACGTCACCCAGCCCTGGACGATCCGGCAATATGCCGGCTTCTCGACGGCCGAGGATTCGAACGCCTTCTATCGGCGCAACCTCGCCGCGGGCCAGAAGGGCCTCTCGGTCGCCTTCGATCTCGCCACCCACCGCGGCTACGATTCGGACCACCCCCGCGTCTCGGGTGATGTCGGCATGGCGGGTGTCGCGATCGACTCGATCTACGACATGCGCACGCTGTTCTCCGGCATTCCGCTGGACGAGATGACGGTGTCGATGACGATGAACGGCGCGGTGCTGCCGGTGCTCGCGCTCTACATCGTTGCGGCCGAGGAGCAGGGCGTGCCGCCCGAGAAGCTCGCCGGCACGATCCAGAACGACATTCTCAAGGAGTTCATGGTCCGCAACACCTACATCTATCCCCCCAAGGGATCGATGCGGATCATCTCGGACATCTTCGGCTACACGTCGAAGAACATGCCGAAGTTCAACTCGATCTCGATCTCCGGCTACCACATGCAGGAGGCCGGGGCGACGCAGGATCTGGAGCTCGCCTACACGCTCGCCGACGGCGTCGAGTACATCAAGGCCGGCCTCGCGGCGGGCCTCACCATCGATCAGTTCGCGCCGCGCCTGTCGTTCTTCTGGGCGATCGGGATGAACTTCTTCATGGAGATCGCCAAGATGCGGGCCGCGCGCCTGATCTGGGCCAAGCTCGTCAAGGAGTTCGAGCCGAAATCCGACAAGTCGCTGCCGCTGCGCACCCACTCGCAGACGAGCGGCTGGTCGCTGACGGCGCAGGACGTGTTCAACAACGTCACCCGCACCTGCATCGAGGCGATGGCGGCGACGCAAGGCGGCACCCAGTCGCTCCACACCAACGCGCTCGACGAGGCTTTGGCGCTGCCGACCGACTTCTCGGCGCGCATTGCCCGCAACACCCAGCTCTTCCTGCAGCAGGAGAGCGGCACCACGCGGATCATCGATCCGTGGGGCGGCTCCTACTATGTCGAGCGGCTGACCCGGGACATCGCCGCGCGCGCCTGGGAGCATATCCGTGAAGTCGAGGCGCTCGGCGGTATGGCGAAGGCCATCGAGGCCGGCATCCCGAAGCTGCGCATCGAGGAGGCCGCTGCCCGCGCCCAGGCGCGGATCGATTCCGGGCGCCAGACCATCGTCGGCATCAACAAGTACAAGCCCGACGACGAGATGAAGATCGACCTGCTGCGCGTCGACAACGCCGACGTGCGCGCCAAGCAGATCGACAAGCTCAAGCGCCTGCGCGCCGAGCGCAACCAGGCCGACGTCGATGCGGCTCTGGCCGCCCTGACGAAGGCCGCGGATGGCGAGGGCAACCTGCTCGAACTGGCGGTGAACGCGGCGCGGGCCAAGGCCACGGTCGGCGAGATCTCGGAGGCGCTGGAGAAGGCCTGGGGCCGTCACCGCGCCGAGATCCGCTCGATCTCGGGCGTCTACAAGCGGGAGGTGGGCGGCATGTCGCCGGTGGTGGAGAAGGTCCGCGGCCTCGTCGAGGCCTTCGAGGAGAATGACGGGCGCCGCCCGCGCATCCTGGTCGCCAAGATGGGCCAGGACGGGCACGACCGCGGCCAGAAGGTGATCGCCTCGGCGTTCGCCGATCTCGGCTTCGACGTCGATATCGGGCCGCTCTTCGCCACGCCGGACGAGGCGGCACGCCAAGCGGTGGAGAACGACGTGCACATCGTCGGCGTCTCCTCTCTGGCGGCGGGCCACCTGACGCTGGTGCCGGAACTCAAGGCCGCGCTGAAGCAGGAGGGCCGCGACGACGTGATGATCGTGGTCGGCGGCGTGATCCCGCCGGGCGACTACGACGCGCTCTACGCCGCGGGCGCCTCTGCGATCTTCCCGCCGGGCACCGTGATCGCGGAAGCGGCCGTGAAGCTTCTGGGCGAACTCAACACGCGCCTGGGCTACGGCGAGCGGCAGGCGGCCGAGTAG